The window AGGTGGGGATCCATTTCATGGTACGAATTTTATAGACTGCATTAAATTGTTTTTAGAAGATGACCAAACACaatgtattttattaattgGAGAGATTGGTGGAGATTCGGAAGAACAAGTAGCTCAATGGttaatacaaaataatgtagataatggtaaaaggaaaaaaaaacctGTTTTCGCATTTATTGCTGGTAAATGTGCACCACCAGGAAAAAGGATGGGACATGCTGGTGCTTTAATTAGTGGTGGCAAAGGAACAGCAGATGGAAAAATAGAGGCCTTACAAAATGCAGGTGTTCATGTTATATTAAATCCCACAAAGATGGGTGAAGATATATATGCAGTCATGCAAACATtgaaatgaaaagaaatgaCAAATTGGATACATAATAGGGGGTAcaaaaatacatacatatatacatatatatatatatatatatatatatatatatatatatatatatatgtacatttgtgtgtgtgtgttttattttgttataacAACATATTCATGATACAAATTTCTCcaaatgtaaaaaaatatatatatatatatatattttttttttttttttatataaatttgtGTAAATTGAAACAAAAGAACAgacaaaaaataatttccTTGGAGAGGAACaaacaattttttaatacatattctttattatgacatataaatgtgtaacatgaaataatttaaatgtaggtataatatttttttttttagtatGTTCCTTTTCCTCTCTTTTCTTCAGTgctttttataattaacttaatgttaaaaagaaaaacatataaaaatatatatatatatatatatatatatatatatatatatatatttatatgttgatatatttatatgatgatatatttatatgttgATAAAGTTATATTCACaataaaaattcatattttttattttaaaaagaataatgTCATATATTTGcatattatgtttattaaataatataaaaaaaaaagaaatataagtaatggaaagaaaaaaaaaaaaaaagggaaaaaCGAAATGagaataaaattatataacaatatgttatatatttaaataaaaataacaatgatgatatttaatatatatatatatatatatatttatttatttgtgGGGTGTAcgaaatttttttttttttgtttccctttatgttaaaaaaaaaaaaaaatgtttatataaatatatatatacccTATAATTCATCAATTGCTGGGGATTTTTGTTGGGATGCATCGTCAGTTTCATCTTTATCATCTTCTGTGTTATCAGCATCAATATCATCATCTTCGAAAGCTCTACTACGAGCTGTTGGTAAGATAACATTTTTTCCTATATCTAATTTAAAATCTTCTGGATATCTTATAACATCACCATAATCAGTTAAAGATGTTACAGCAATTTTAAGTGCTTTTTCATTCCATAAATCATaagtaattttttttccttcaaatatattttcctttatttCGTTTACATTGATTGCTCCACTTTCATGAGCAGGATCAAAATAAActttaataatttcttctttatcTATAAATCCATCTTTATTAGTATcaaagaaattaaaatcATCAAGAGCCATTTCATCATCTTTTTTAACACCTGAACTTTCATCAGATCTTGTTTGTTTAAATTCATCTAATGATATTTTTCCATCTTTATTTACATCATGATGTTCAAGaatttcatttatttctaattcttttaattcttcATCTTTCATAGGATCAATCAATAATCCAACTTCATTAATACTTAATTTCCCATCTTTATCTTTATCAACAATTTGAaatctttttaataatcCTTCTGAATGTTTTTCAACTTCTTTCGCATCTAAATTTTGTGCAAATGCATCATTTAATTCGTTTAAAGATATGAACCCATCCTTGTCAGAATCTATTTGTCCCATTTCCGCTTGTACttgttttaaaaatatttcattttttaaaaagcTAGACCATGtatttaattcttcttctgttatttctttatcatTGTTCTTATCTATCaaatgaaataatttttctattCTTTCTTTTGCTCCATCTATTTTTAATCCTAAAATATCCTTCACCTGATCATCATTTAACTTACTAAGATCATCTAATCCTTTCATATCATTGTATTTCATGTTATCCCCTGATCTTACcacatttttatgtaagaaaaatattacacATATGAAGCATAACAACTTGTacaaatttattttcatcattttgtaaaaaaaaaaaaaaaaagaaaaattaaaataaataaatttaatttaaaaaaaaaaaaaaaaaaaaaatttttttttttttttttaatatatataaaaatatatatatttaatgtatgtatttctttttttttaaaaatatatatatattatatatatatatatataaataaataaatatatttaatatatgtatttctttttttttttttttttttttttttacaacTGGAACGAATAATACTAAAATGttaatacataaataaatgtaaataaatatttataaaaaaatataaacaattttttttttgttttgttttgttttgttttttattaaatatattataatataataaaaaaatatatatgtattatatatataatattttatatatgtatatgaaTATACACTAGATacataaagaaaaaaaataaaaactattttattatatataaataataatacatgtaaaataaatacatacatacatacttacataaatacatataatatatatttttattatatattatatttatatatagtataataatatttttattttataaattatttttttataatattacaaaaatataatatatgcaaatatatataatttattatatattatatatataaataagaacgaaatatatattattatataaggAATAACAAAtacttctttttttttttgcttttaataataataaaaaatgttcaaatatatacttttaaGAATTTATGATATCAACACATCATTTAtgtttgtatattataattattatataattttattttttttttagatacaagaagaaatatttttattacatttatttatttatttatttattttatatatatataatatatatatatatttgtaatatatttattatttatatgtgtataaaAGTAACTAGTGCATtacatatgaataaaaaattattaatatatccttttttatatatattatattatatatatatatatatatatatatatataaaataaatattactactttaaaaataattatttatatatatataatatataNNNNNNNNNNNNNNNNNNNNNNNNNNNNNNNNNNNNNNNNNNNNNNNNNNNNNNNNNNNNNNNNNNNNNNNNNNNNNNNNNNNNNNNNNNNNNNNNNNNNAAAAAGtcaaaattttatattaccatatatatatttatacatatatgtaaatatatttcataatgGCACTGAAAAATTGTTCCTAAggttatataaaaacatgcggaataaaaaatttatgttatacaatattattatataaggGGAGGGCATACATATGATaactttttctttatattgAAATATTCAATACgaaaaatatacaataatGGTTTGTTACACAAACAAACACACACACAAAAAtgattaaaaatatatatatatatatatatatatatatttatttatttatatatatttatatatttatatatttttatagcTCATCCCCCTTTTTGCTATATATGTAGCATCTCACAATTCATCATCATATTGCTCAACATGCACAAACTTTAAACTTctctttatattttgatttattgATATACCCCCACTAACCACATTATCAACAAATTTATGAACATTTTCAACATTTACATCACCATCGTATACTTTAAATTTTTGTCTCTTTGGTCTAAAGGCAACCAAAATTAAACCATTTGAATATGGAACATTATTAGATAATCCAAAAGAATCTAATATATAGGGTTgttgatatatatttatatataatatttttaaggGGTCACTTGAAAATTTGTTTGCTAcctttttaatatcttcatcaaatgatttataatttttttttaataattttaaaataaaaaaacatattt of the Plasmodium reichenowi strain SY57 chromosome 11, whole genome shotgun sequence genome contains:
- a CDS encoding endoplasmic reticulum-resident calcium binding protein, putative, with product MMKINLYKLLCFICVIFFLHKNVVRSGDNMKYNDMKGLDDLSKLNDDQVKDILGLKIDGAKERIEKLFHLIDKNNDKEITEEELNTWSSFLKNEIFLKQVQAEMGQIDSDKDGFISLNELNDAFAQNLDAKEVEKHSEGLLKRFQIVDKDKDGKLSINEVGLLIDPMKDEELKELEINEILEHHDVNKDGKISLDEFKQTRSDESSGVKKDDEMALDDFNFFDTNKDGFIDKEEIIKVYFDPAHESGAINVNEIKENIFEGKKITYDLWNEKALKIAVTSLTDYGDVIRYPEDFKLDIGKNVILPTARSRAFEDDDIDADNTEDDKDETDDASQQKSPAIDEL